In a genomic window of Streptomyces sp. NBC_01231:
- the groES gene encoding co-chaperone GroES, which translates to MTTTSSKVAIKPLEDRIVVQPLDAEQTTASGLVIPDTAKEKPQEGVVLAVGPGRFENGERLPLDVKTGDIVLYSKYGGTEVKYNGEEYLVLSARDVLAIIEK; encoded by the coding sequence GTGACGACCACCAGCTCCAAGGTTGCCATCAAGCCGCTCGAGGACCGCATTGTGGTCCAGCCGCTCGACGCAGAGCAGACCACCGCCTCTGGCCTGGTCATTCCGGACACCGCCAAGGAGAAGCCCCAGGAGGGCGTCGTCCTGGCCGTCGGTCCGGGCCGCTTCGAGAACGGCGAGCGTCTTCCGCTCGACGTCAAGACCGGCGACATCGTGCTGTACAGCAAGTACGGCGGCACCGAGGTGAAGTACAACGGCGAGGAGTACCTCGTCCTCTCGGCTCGCGACGTGCTCGCGATCATCGAGAAGTAA
- a CDS encoding WhiB family transcriptional regulator — translation MADFSRLPGPNADLWDWQLLAACRGVDSSLFFHPEGERGAARSARENSAKEVCMRCPVRAQCAAHALAVREPYGVWGGLTEDEREELMGRARHRLVSASASAATGDSASNT, via the coding sequence ATGGCAGATTTCTCCCGCCTTCCCGGACCGAACGCGGACCTGTGGGACTGGCAGCTCCTGGCTGCCTGTCGCGGGGTGGACAGCTCGCTCTTCTTCCATCCGGAGGGTGAGCGCGGGGCGGCCCGGAGTGCTCGCGAGAACTCGGCCAAGGAGGTCTGCATGAGGTGCCCGGTGCGCGCGCAGTGCGCGGCGCACGCGCTGGCGGTGCGAGAGCCGTACGGCGTCTGGGGCGGACTGACCGAGGACGAGCGCGAGGAGTTGATGGGACGGGCGCGCCACCGGCTGGTGTCGGCGTCGGCGTCGGCGGCCACCGGAGACAGCGCCTCGAACACTTGA
- a CDS encoding SDR family oxidoreductase: MTTALITGSTAGIGAAFARRLASDGHNLVLVARDTKRLREQATELHDRHGIEAGVLTADLATDDGIETVAARLGDRKNPVDLLINNAGFGNKDRYLDVSMADELTMLKVHCEAVLRLTSAAAEAMRERGRGGVVNVASVAAFVPRGTYGASKAWVVQFTQGAAKDLAGSGVRLMALCPGFVRTEFHQRAGMGTDNIPGWMWLDADKLVAAALADLARGKSLSIPDPRYKALMGLVKVTPRSLLGGISSKTGRKYGPQ; the protein is encoded by the coding sequence ATGACAACGGCTCTCATCACGGGATCGACCGCGGGCATCGGTGCCGCGTTCGCACGACGGCTGGCTTCGGACGGGCACAACCTCGTCCTGGTCGCCCGCGACACCAAGCGACTGCGGGAACAGGCGACCGAACTGCACGACCGGCACGGCATCGAGGCGGGGGTCCTCACCGCCGACCTGGCGACGGACGACGGCATCGAGACGGTGGCCGCCCGGCTCGGCGACCGCAAAAACCCCGTCGACCTACTGATCAACAACGCGGGCTTCGGCAACAAGGACCGCTATCTCGACGTATCCATGGCGGACGAGCTGACCATGCTCAAGGTGCACTGCGAGGCGGTGCTGCGGCTGACGTCGGCGGCGGCCGAGGCGATGCGGGAGCGGGGCCGCGGGGGTGTCGTCAACGTCGCCTCGGTGGCGGCGTTCGTGCCGCGCGGGACCTACGGCGCGTCCAAGGCGTGGGTCGTGCAGTTCACGCAGGGCGCGGCGAAGGACCTGGCGGGCAGCGGCGTGCGGTTGATGGCGCTGTGCCCCGGGTTCGTGCGCACCGAGTTCCATCAGCGGGCCGGGATGGGAACGGACAACATCCCGGGCTGGATGTGGCTGGACGCGGACAAGCTGGTGGCGGCGGCGCTGGCGGATCTGGCACGCGGCAAGTCGTTGTCGATCCCGGACCCGCGGTACAAGGCGCTGATGGGGCTCGTGAAGGTCACCCCACGGTCGCTGCTGGGCGGGATCAGCTCGAAGACGGGGCGCAAGTACGGGCCCCAGTAG
- a CDS encoding nucleotide sugar dehydrogenase, which produces MPADLAVIGLGPYGLPLAQAAVAAGISTLGYRTGPEPGSLSPAELRRMLSGGFRYATSPAELGRVRTAVICAPTPRGADGGLDLSQVEAAARTLAAQLRPHTTVILESPVRPGTTEDVLRPLLEAGSGLRAGRDFHLAYSPSRVDPGNRDFTPANTPKVIGGLTPACTESAAAFYGRLTDKVVRARGPREAETVQVLETNYRHVNIALVNEMAVLCNDLGVDLWDVIRCAETKPFGFQAFRPGPGVGGHALAQDLSGSHSGRTLRMVELAQQVNSQMPRYVIQRAATLLNEHGKSARGARVLLLGVTYKPDLADQQGAPAQEVAVRLMELGAAVSYHDPHVPSWSVLGRPVPRADSLYEAAAEADLTILLQQHRTYDLQGLSVKAQLLLDTRGATPTGAAHRI; this is translated from the coding sequence ATGCCCGCAGATCTCGCCGTCATCGGACTCGGCCCCTACGGACTGCCGCTGGCCCAGGCCGCCGTTGCCGCCGGCATCTCCACCCTCGGCTACCGGACCGGCCCCGAGCCCGGCTCCCTCAGCCCCGCGGAACTGCGCCGGATGCTCTCGGGAGGCTTCCGGTACGCGACCAGCCCGGCCGAGCTCGGGCGGGTGCGCACCGCGGTCATCTGCGCCCCCACCCCGCGGGGCGCGGACGGCGGGCTCGACCTGAGCCAGGTGGAGGCGGCCGCTCGCACCCTGGCCGCACAGCTGCGCCCGCACACCACGGTGATCCTGGAGTCCCCCGTGCGCCCCGGCACCACCGAGGACGTCCTGCGCCCGCTCCTCGAAGCGGGTTCCGGGCTGCGCGCGGGCCGCGACTTCCACCTCGCCTACTCCCCCAGCCGCGTCGACCCCGGCAACCGCGACTTCACCCCCGCCAACACTCCCAAGGTGATCGGCGGCCTCACCCCCGCCTGCACCGAGTCGGCCGCCGCCTTCTACGGGCGCCTCACCGACAAGGTGGTACGCGCACGCGGCCCGCGTGAGGCGGAGACGGTGCAGGTCCTGGAGACCAACTACCGGCACGTCAACATCGCCCTCGTCAACGAGATGGCCGTGCTCTGCAACGACCTCGGCGTCGACCTGTGGGACGTCATCCGCTGCGCGGAGACCAAGCCGTTCGGCTTCCAGGCCTTCCGCCCCGGCCCCGGCGTCGGCGGCCACGCCCTCGCGCAGGACCTGAGCGGCAGCCACTCGGGCCGCACCCTGCGCATGGTCGAACTCGCCCAGCAGGTCAACAGCCAGATGCCGCGTTACGTCATCCAGCGCGCCGCGACCCTCCTCAACGAGCACGGCAAGTCCGCGCGCGGCGCCCGGGTACTGCTGCTCGGCGTCACCTACAAGCCCGACCTCGCCGACCAGCAGGGCGCGCCCGCGCAGGAAGTCGCGGTCCGGCTGATGGAGTTGGGCGCGGCCGTGAGCTACCACGACCCGCACGTTCCGTCCTGGAGCGTCCTCGGCCGCCCGGTCCCGCGCGCGGACTCCCTCTACGAGGCGGCCGCCGAGGCCGATCTGACGATCCTGCTCCAACAGCACCGGACGTACGACCTCCAGGGCCTGTCGGTGAAGGCCCAGTTGCTGCTGGACACGCGCGGGGCGACGCCGACGGGGGCGGCCCACCGGATCTGA
- a CDS encoding GuaB3 family IMP dehydrogenase-related protein, with translation MTEIEIGRGKRGRRAYAFDDIAVVPSRRTRDPKEVSIAWQIDAYRFELPFLAAPMDSVVSPATAIRIGELGGLGVLNLEGLWTRYEDPQPLLDEIAELDVDAATRRLQEIYAAPIKEELIGQRLKEVRDSGVVTAAALSPQRTAEFSKVVVDAGVDIFVIRGTTVSAEHVSGSHEPLNLKQFIYELDVPVIVGGCATYTAALHLMRTGAAGVLVGFGGGAAHTTRNVLGIQVPMATAVADVAAARRDYMDESGGRYVHVIADGGVGWSGDLPKAIACGADAVMMGSPLARATDAPGKGHHWGMEAVNEELPRGKKVDLGTVGTIEEVLAGPSHTPDGSMNFFGALRRAMATTGYSELKEFQRVEVTVADSVHRR, from the coding sequence GTGACTGAGATCGAGATCGGGCGCGGCAAGCGCGGCCGCCGGGCGTACGCCTTCGACGACATCGCCGTCGTCCCCAGCCGCCGTACGCGGGACCCGAAGGAGGTCTCGATCGCCTGGCAGATCGACGCCTACCGTTTCGAGCTGCCCTTCCTGGCCGCCCCCATGGACTCGGTCGTCTCCCCGGCCACCGCGATCCGTATCGGTGAGCTCGGCGGCCTCGGCGTGCTGAACCTCGAGGGCCTGTGGACGCGGTACGAGGACCCGCAGCCGCTGCTCGACGAGATCGCCGAGCTGGACGTGGACGCCGCGACCCGCCGTCTCCAGGAGATCTACGCCGCTCCGATCAAGGAGGAGCTGATCGGGCAGCGCCTCAAGGAGGTGCGCGACTCGGGCGTGGTCACCGCCGCCGCGCTCTCCCCGCAGCGCACCGCCGAGTTCTCCAAGGTGGTCGTGGACGCGGGTGTGGACATCTTCGTCATCCGCGGTACGACGGTCTCCGCGGAGCACGTGTCGGGTTCGCACGAGCCGCTGAACCTGAAGCAGTTCATCTACGAGCTCGACGTCCCGGTGATCGTCGGCGGCTGTGCCACGTACACCGCGGCCCTGCACCTGATGCGCACCGGCGCGGCGGGTGTCCTGGTCGGCTTCGGCGGCGGCGCCGCGCACACCACGCGCAACGTGCTGGGCATCCAGGTCCCGATGGCGACCGCGGTCGCGGACGTGGCGGCGGCCCGCCGTGACTACATGGACGAGTCCGGCGGACGGTACGTGCACGTGATCGCGGACGGCGGTGTCGGCTGGTCCGGCGACCTGCCCAAGGCGATCGCCTGCGGTGCCGACGCCGTGATGATGGGCTCCCCGCTCGCGCGCGCGACCGACGCGCCCGGCAAGGGGCACCACTGGGGCATGGAGGCGGTCAACGAGGAGCTGCCGCGTGGCAAGAAGGTCGACCTGGGTACGGTCGGCACCATCGAGGAGGTCCTCGCCGGCCCGTCCCACACACCGGACGGCTCGATGAACTTCTTCGGAGCCCTGCGCCGCGCGATGGCCACCACCGGCTACAGCGAGCTGAAGGAGTTCCAGCGCGTCGAGGTGACGGTGGCGGACTCGGTGCACCGGCGGTAG
- the groL gene encoding chaperonin GroEL (60 kDa chaperone family; promotes refolding of misfolded polypeptides especially under stressful conditions; forms two stacked rings of heptamers to form a barrel-shaped 14mer; ends can be capped by GroES; misfolded proteins enter the barrel where they are refolded when GroES binds): MAKILKFDEDARRALERGVNKLADTVKVTIGPKGRNVVIDKKFGAPTITNDGVTIAREVEVEDPYENLGAQLVKEVATKTNDIAGDGTTTATVLAQALVREGLKNVAAGASPAALKKGIDAAVKAVSEELLATARPIDEKSDIAAVAGLSAQDNQVGELIAEAMDKVGKDGVITVEESNTFGLELDFTEGMAFDKGYLSPYFVTDQERMEAVLDDPYILITQGKISSIQDLLPLLEKVIQTNSSKPLLIIAEDVEGEALSTLVVNKIRGTFNAVAVKAPGFGDRRKAMLQDISILTGATVVAEEVGLKLDQVGLEVLGSARRVTITKDDTTIVDGAGKTDDVHGRVAQIKSEIENTDSDWDREKLQERLAKLAGGVCVIKVGAATEVELKEKKHRLEDAISATRAAVEEGIVSGGGSALVHAVKVLEGNLGKTGDEATGVAVVRKAAVEPLRWIAENAGLEGYVITAKVAELDKGQGFNAATGEYGDLVKAGVIDPVKVTRSALENAASIASLLLTTETLVVEKKEEEEPAAAGHGHGHSH, encoded by the coding sequence ATGGCGAAGATCCTGAAGTTCGACGAGGACGCCCGTCGCGCCCTCGAGCGCGGCGTCAACAAGCTTGCCGACACGGTCAAGGTGACGATCGGCCCCAAGGGCCGCAACGTCGTCATCGACAAGAAGTTCGGCGCTCCCACCATCACCAACGACGGCGTCACCATCGCCCGCGAGGTCGAGGTCGAGGACCCGTACGAGAACCTCGGCGCCCAGCTGGTGAAGGAGGTGGCGACCAAGACCAACGACATCGCGGGTGACGGCACCACCACCGCCACCGTGCTCGCCCAGGCGCTGGTACGCGAGGGCCTGAAGAACGTCGCCGCGGGTGCCTCCCCGGCCGCCCTGAAGAAGGGCATCGACGCCGCGGTCAAGGCCGTGTCCGAGGAGCTCCTCGCGACCGCCCGGCCGATCGACGAGAAGTCCGACATCGCCGCCGTCGCCGGTCTGTCCGCCCAGGACAACCAGGTCGGCGAGCTCATCGCCGAGGCGATGGACAAGGTCGGCAAGGACGGTGTCATCACCGTCGAGGAGTCCAACACCTTCGGTCTGGAGCTGGACTTCACCGAGGGCATGGCCTTCGACAAGGGCTACCTGTCGCCGTACTTCGTGACGGACCAGGAGCGCATGGAGGCCGTCCTCGACGACCCGTACATCCTGATCACCCAGGGCAAGATCTCCTCGATCCAGGACCTGCTGCCGCTGCTGGAGAAGGTCATCCAGACCAACTCCTCCAAGCCGCTGCTGATCATCGCCGAGGACGTCGAGGGCGAGGCCCTGTCGACCCTGGTCGTGAACAAGATCCGCGGCACCTTCAACGCGGTCGCGGTCAAGGCCCCCGGCTTCGGTGACCGCCGCAAGGCCATGCTCCAGGACATCTCGATCCTGACCGGCGCCACGGTCGTCGCCGAGGAGGTCGGCCTCAAGCTCGACCAGGTCGGCCTCGAGGTGCTGGGCTCCGCCCGCCGCGTCACGATCACCAAGGACGACACGACGATCGTCGACGGCGCCGGCAAGACCGACGACGTCCACGGCCGTGTCGCCCAGATCAAGTCCGAGATCGAGAACACGGACTCCGACTGGGACCGCGAGAAGCTCCAGGAGCGCCTCGCGAAGCTGGCCGGCGGCGTGTGCGTGATCAAGGTCGGCGCCGCCACCGAGGTGGAGCTGAAGGAGAAGAAGCACCGTCTGGAGGACGCCATCTCCGCGACCCGCGCCGCGGTCGAGGAGGGCATCGTCTCCGGTGGTGGCTCCGCGCTCGTCCACGCCGTGAAGGTCCTGGAGGGCAACCTCGGCAAGACCGGCGACGAGGCCACCGGTGTCGCGGTCGTCCGCAAGGCCGCCGTCGAGCCGCTGCGCTGGATCGCCGAGAACGCCGGCCTGGAAGGCTACGTCATCACCGCCAAGGTGGCGGAGCTCGACAAGGGCCAGGGCTTCAACGCCGCCACCGGCGAGTACGGCGACCTGGTCAAGGCCGGCGTCATCGACCCGGTGAAGGTCACCCGCTCCGCCCTGGAGAACGCCGCCTCCATCGCCTCCCTGCTCCTGACGACCGAGACCCTGGTCGTCGAGAAGAAGGAAGAGGAAGAGCCGGCGGCCGCGGGCCACGGCCACGGTCACTCCCACTGA
- a CDS encoding sigma-70 family RNA polymerase sigma factor — MRDDEAGTAPGAIGGLVHRAVDGDEQATHDLLAHVHPLALRYCRTRLSRLPGDARHFVEDLAQEVCVAVLLALPRYRDTGRPFEAFVFAIAAHKVADLQRAAMRHPGSTAVPSDEMPERPDDSLGPEERALLSSDAEWAKKLLANLPENQRELLLLRIAVGLTAEETGQMLGMSPGAVRVAQHRALSRLRALAEQ, encoded by the coding sequence ATGCGCGACGACGAGGCGGGCACGGCCCCAGGGGCGATCGGCGGGCTCGTCCACCGTGCCGTCGACGGGGACGAGCAGGCCACGCACGACCTGCTCGCCCATGTCCACCCCCTGGCGTTGCGCTACTGCCGCACCCGTCTGTCCCGCCTTCCGGGCGACGCCCGGCACTTCGTCGAGGACCTCGCGCAGGAGGTCTGTGTCGCGGTCCTGCTGGCCCTGCCGCGCTACCGGGACACCGGCAGGCCCTTCGAGGCGTTCGTCTTCGCCATCGCCGCACACAAGGTCGCCGACCTCCAGCGGGCGGCGATGCGCCACCCCGGTTCGACGGCGGTCCCCTCGGACGAGATGCCCGAGCGGCCGGACGACTCGCTGGGCCCCGAGGAGCGGGCGCTGCTGAGCAGCGACGCCGAGTGGGCCAAGAAACTGCTGGCCAACCTCCCCGAGAACCAGCGTGAGCTGTTGCTGCTGAGGATCGCGGTGGGGTTGACGGCGGAGGAGACGGGTCAGATGTTGGGAATGTCACCCGGTGCGGTTCGAGTGGCCCAGCACAGGGCGCTCAGCAGGTTGCGGGCGCTGGCGGAGCAGTAG
- a CDS encoding response regulator transcription factor, translating into MTSVLVCDDSPLAREALRRAVATVPGVERVTTAANGEEVLRRWGADRSDLILMDVRMPGLGGVETVRRLLSADPGARIIMLTVAEDLDGVALAVAAGARGYLHKDASRAELRATVTQALADPTWRLAPRRLRSAEMGAAPTLTAREIQVLEGMSHGRSNAEIGRELFLSEDTVKTHARRLFKKLGASDRAHAVALGFRWGLVR; encoded by the coding sequence ATGACATCCGTCCTCGTCTGCGACGACTCCCCGCTTGCCCGAGAAGCGCTCCGCCGCGCGGTCGCGACCGTGCCCGGCGTCGAGCGCGTGACGACCGCGGCCAACGGTGAGGAAGTCCTCCGCCGGTGGGGCGCCGACCGTTCGGACCTGATTCTGATGGACGTACGCATGCCCGGTCTGGGCGGCGTCGAGACCGTCCGGCGGCTGCTGTCCGCCGACCCGGGTGCGCGCATCATCATGCTCACGGTCGCCGAGGACCTCGACGGTGTGGCCCTCGCGGTCGCCGCCGGTGCCCGCGGCTATCTGCACAAGGACGCGTCCCGTGCCGAGTTGCGCGCGACCGTCACGCAGGCCCTCGCCGACCCGACCTGGCGGCTGGCCCCTCGGCGGCTTCGCTCCGCCGAGATGGGCGCGGCGCCCACGCTCACAGCGCGTGAGATCCAGGTCCTCGAAGGCATGAGTCACGGCCGCTCCAACGCCGAGATCGGCCGGGAGCTGTTCCTCTCCGAGGACACCGTGAAGACGCACGCCCGACGCCTGTTCAAGAAGCTCGGTGCCTCGGACCGGGCGCACGCCGTGGCGCTCGGATTCCGCTGGGGCCTGGTCCGCTAG
- a CDS encoding LysR family transcriptional regulator codes for MIEARHLRVLRAVAATGSFSAAGRELGCTQPAVSQQMKALEASVGTPLLIRSGREMRLTQAGEALVRHAAGILSGLTAAEEEVAAIAGLRAGRVRLVSFPSGSSTLVPAALAALRAEHPGTRVSLEEAEPPRSVELLREGDCDVALAFRYEGATGAEEWHDLVVRPLLTDRLVALVPERHRLARAGSAGSLAIGELAGESWIAGCPRCRGQLVEVCEGAGFTPRIDFATDDYPAVVGLVGAGLGVAVLPQLAVESVRPRGARTVTLEPPVRREIVALTLPDLAHVPAVAATLDHLTRAAARQRGARPGNVREPGEK; via the coding sequence GTGATCGAGGCCCGTCATCTCCGTGTGCTGCGCGCCGTCGCCGCCACCGGTTCGTTCTCCGCGGCGGGGCGCGAGCTGGGCTGCACCCAGCCCGCCGTCAGCCAGCAGATGAAGGCCCTGGAGGCATCCGTGGGCACACCCCTGCTGATCCGCAGCGGACGCGAGATGCGGCTGACCCAGGCCGGTGAGGCCCTGGTGCGGCACGCCGCCGGCATCCTCTCCGGGCTCACCGCCGCCGAGGAGGAGGTCGCCGCGATCGCGGGGCTGCGGGCCGGGCGGGTCCGGCTGGTCTCCTTCCCCAGCGGCAGCTCCACCCTCGTCCCGGCGGCCCTGGCCGCCCTCCGCGCCGAACACCCCGGCACCCGCGTCTCGTTGGAGGAGGCCGAGCCGCCCCGGTCCGTCGAGCTCCTGCGCGAGGGCGACTGCGACGTGGCCCTCGCCTTCCGCTACGAGGGGGCCACGGGCGCGGAGGAGTGGCACGACCTCGTCGTGCGGCCCCTGCTCACCGACCGGCTCGTCGCCCTCGTCCCGGAACGGCACCGGCTCGCGCGCGCCGGATCCGCAGGGTCCCTCGCCATCGGCGAGCTGGCCGGGGAGTCCTGGATCGCGGGCTGCCCGCGCTGCCGCGGTCAACTGGTCGAGGTGTGCGAGGGCGCCGGCTTCACGCCCCGCATCGACTTCGCGACCGACGACTATCCGGCAGTGGTGGGTCTGGTGGGCGCCGGCCTCGGCGTCGCCGTCCTGCCCCAGCTGGCCGTCGAGTCCGTACGGCCCCGAGGTGCACGCACCGTGACGCTGGAACCGCCGGTGCGGCGGGAGATCGTCGCGCTCACGCTGCCCGACCTGGCGCACGTGCCGGCGGTGGCGGCGACGCTGGACCACCTGACGCGGGCGGCGGCCCGCCAGCGAGGAGCCCGCCCGGGGAACGTGCGGGAGCCCGGGGAAAAGTAA
- the guaB gene encoding IMP dehydrogenase, whose amino-acid sequence MTANVDGVPAKFATLGLTYDDVLLLPGASEVLPGAVDTSSRISRNVRVNIPLLSAAMDKVTESRMAIAMARQGGVGVLHRNLSIEDQVNQVDLVKRSESGMVTDPITVNPDATLGEADALCAKFRISGVPVTDGEGKLLGIVTNRDMAFESDRSRQVREVMTPMPLVTGTVGISGSDAMELLRRHKIEKLPLVDEAGVLKGLITVKDFVKAEQYPNAAKDAEGRLIVGAAVGASPEALERAQALAEAGVDFLVVDTSHGHNSNALSWMAKIKSGVGVDVIGGNVATRDGAQALIDAGVDGIKVGVGPGSICTTRVVAGIGVPQVTAIYEASLAARPAGVPLIGDGGLQYSGDIGKALAAGADTVMLGSLLAGCEESPGELQFINGKQFKSYRGMGSLGAMQSRGQARSYSKDRYFQAEVASDDKLVPEGIEGQVPYRGPLGNVLHQLVGGLRQTMGYVGAASIEEMESKGRFVRITSAGLKESHPHDIQMTVEAPNYSRSK is encoded by the coding sequence ATGACTGCCAACGTCGACGGAGTGCCCGCTAAATTCGCGACCCTCGGGCTCACCTACGACGACGTGCTGCTGCTGCCGGGCGCATCCGAAGTGCTCCCCGGCGCGGTCGACACCTCGTCCCGCATCTCGCGCAACGTCCGGGTGAACATCCCCCTGCTGTCGGCGGCGATGGACAAGGTCACCGAGTCCCGTATGGCGATCGCCATGGCCCGTCAGGGCGGTGTCGGTGTCCTGCACCGCAACCTCTCCATCGAGGACCAGGTCAACCAGGTCGACCTCGTGAAGCGTTCCGAGTCCGGCATGGTCACCGACCCGATCACGGTGAACCCCGACGCGACGCTGGGCGAGGCCGACGCCCTGTGCGCCAAGTTCCGCATCAGCGGCGTGCCGGTCACCGACGGCGAGGGCAAGCTGCTCGGCATCGTCACCAACCGTGACATGGCCTTCGAGAGCGACCGCTCCCGGCAGGTGCGCGAAGTCATGACGCCGATGCCGCTGGTCACCGGCACGGTCGGCATCTCCGGCTCCGACGCCATGGAGCTGCTGCGCCGTCACAAGATCGAGAAGCTTCCCCTGGTCGACGAGGCGGGTGTCCTCAAGGGCCTCATCACGGTCAAGGACTTCGTGAAGGCCGAGCAGTACCCCAACGCCGCGAAGGACGCGGAGGGCCGTCTGATCGTCGGTGCCGCCGTGGGCGCCAGCCCCGAGGCCCTGGAGCGCGCCCAGGCGCTGGCCGAGGCCGGGGTGGACTTCCTGGTCGTCGACACCTCGCACGGTCACAACAGCAACGCCCTCAGCTGGATGGCGAAGATCAAGTCGGGCGTCGGCGTCGATGTGATCGGCGGCAACGTCGCCACGCGTGACGGCGCCCAGGCGCTGATCGACGCGGGTGTCGACGGCATCAAGGTGGGCGTCGGTCCCGGCTCGATCTGTACCACCCGGGTGGTCGCCGGCATCGGCGTCCCGCAGGTCACCGCCATCTACGAGGCCTCCCTCGCGGCCCGGCCGGCCGGTGTCCCGCTGATCGGTGACGGCGGCCTGCAGTACTCCGGCGACATCGGCAAGGCATTGGCCGCCGGTGCCGACACGGTGATGCTGGGCAGCCTTCTCGCGGGCTGCGAGGAGTCGCCGGGCGAGCTGCAGTTCATCAACGGCAAGCAGTTCAAGTCGTACCGTGGCATGGGCTCGCTCGGCGCCATGCAGTCCCGGGGTCAGGCCAGGTCGTACTCCAAGGACCGCTACTTCCAGGCCGAGGTGGCGTCCGACGACAAGCTGGTGCCCGAGGGCATCGAGGGCCAGGTGCCCTACCGCGGCCCGCTGGGCAACGTGCTGCACCAGCTCGTCGGCGGTCTGCGCCAGACCATGGGCTATGTGGGCGCCGCCTCCATCGAGGAGATGGAGTCCAAGGGCCGCTTCGTCCGGATCACGTCCGCGGGCCTCAAGGAGAGCCACCCGCACGACATCCAGATGACCGTCGAGGCCCCGAACTACAGCCGCAGCAAGTAG
- a CDS encoding ester cyclase: MTFVQLIDCRTDRFDEMNRLMDTWAEQTKGKRTATHAVVGKDRSDASHFVEIVEFPSYEEAMRNSGLPETDRIFQDMVALCDEMPTFTDLDVVRDEQLYAANARRFFEALATAGDLPPMNDLLREDIHSHNPINPQDMIGLDSARAEFRMWRAAFDFVFTVDDLITQGDRACARWTWNATHKADFMGIPATGKRVTMTGTTTFRFAPDGKIAETWWQHDQLGLMQQLGALDSLER; the protein is encoded by the coding sequence ATGACGTTCGTACAGCTCATCGACTGCAGGACCGACCGGTTCGACGAGATGAACCGGCTCATGGACACATGGGCAGAGCAGACCAAGGGGAAGCGGACCGCGACGCACGCGGTGGTCGGCAAGGACCGCTCAGACGCGTCGCACTTCGTCGAGATCGTGGAGTTCCCCTCGTACGAGGAGGCGATGCGCAACTCCGGGCTGCCGGAGACCGACCGGATCTTCCAGGACATGGTCGCCCTGTGCGACGAGATGCCGACGTTCACCGACCTGGACGTGGTGCGGGACGAGCAGTTGTACGCGGCGAACGCACGGCGGTTCTTCGAGGCGTTGGCGACCGCCGGCGATCTGCCCCCGATGAACGACCTGCTCCGTGAGGACATCCACAGCCACAATCCGATCAACCCGCAGGACATGATCGGGCTGGACTCCGCCCGCGCCGAGTTCCGGATGTGGCGGGCCGCCTTCGACTTCGTGTTCACGGTCGACGACCTGATCACCCAGGGCGACCGGGCCTGCGCACGGTGGACCTGGAACGCCACCCACAAGGCGGACTTCATGGGGATTCCCGCCACCGGCAAGCGGGTCACGATGACCGGGACGACCACGTTCCGGTTCGCGCCCGACGGGAAGATCGCGGAGACCTGGTGGCAACACGACCAGCTGGGCCTGATGCAGCAGCTGGGTGCGCTGGACTCATTGGAGAGGTAG